The following proteins are co-located in the Polymorphospora rubra genome:
- a CDS encoding prenyltransferase/squalene oxidase repeat-containing protein, whose protein sequence is MPPVPVERVAAAIAAGAEELFGHQRPDGAFTDHPPASVLGTAGAVTALHAADPAGAAELIRGGVAWLRAAQGADGGWGGVLGADSEVVPTAVAAAALRIVAGTGDAATEAAVAAGQRRLAEFGGVAAVTDRAVAVLCQQFQALAGFPEAPAPRRLPLELVLFDRVRRDRISFRTAPFIGMALLQGATMPTGAVRRATTKLARPTALRLLEAIHDHEGRTGAFSEDPWPAALVCLGLARSGEAPHLVEAIAGFLRRAVRPDGAWDAVTNLDLTKSAFALTGLIAAGYAADPRLAATRDLFHRTQQRNPFPVFDCPAGGWSFSGADGWPVTLESAEIVAGLAGLPGAADDPVLRRGVGWLTGRQDTRGSWSLWVRDTKLANDGPCPAITAQGVVALLDAGHPPDSPPVARATEWLRTAQRPDGSYENLWYRDFTSGTAMVLDALARAGLADDPVAVRARDRLLAAQRDDGSFGPGDDRPGSVEETGWAVHALLAAGLPADDDRISRGVGWLLDAQLPDGSWPATRLCVYIRHHMHYPNSVITRGLALRALAAHRAAATGAPSAHGTPTPGARA, encoded by the coding sequence ATGCCCCCCGTACCCGTGGAGCGTGTCGCCGCCGCCATCGCGGCCGGTGCCGAGGAACTCTTCGGCCACCAGCGGCCCGACGGCGCGTTCACCGACCACCCGCCGGCGTCGGTGCTCGGCACGGCGGGCGCGGTCACCGCCCTGCACGCCGCCGACCCGGCCGGGGCGGCGGAGCTGATCCGCGGCGGCGTCGCCTGGCTGCGGGCCGCGCAGGGCGCCGACGGTGGCTGGGGCGGCGTGCTCGGCGCCGACAGCGAGGTGGTCCCGACCGCCGTCGCCGCCGCCGCGCTGCGCATCGTCGCCGGCACCGGCGACGCCGCAACGGAGGCGGCGGTCGCCGCCGGCCAGCGGCGTTTGGCCGAATTCGGCGGGGTCGCCGCGGTGACCGACCGGGCGGTGGCCGTGCTGTGCCAGCAGTTCCAGGCCCTCGCCGGGTTCCCGGAGGCACCGGCCCCGCGCCGGCTGCCCCTGGAACTGGTGCTGTTCGACCGCGTACGACGCGACCGGATCTCGTTTCGCACCGCGCCGTTCATCGGCATGGCGCTGCTGCAGGGGGCGACGATGCCGACCGGCGCGGTGCGCCGGGCGACGACGAAGCTGGCCCGGCCGACCGCGCTGCGGCTGCTCGAGGCGATCCACGACCACGAGGGACGCACCGGCGCGTTCAGCGAGGACCCGTGGCCGGCCGCCCTGGTCTGCCTGGGCCTGGCCCGCTCCGGCGAGGCACCGCACCTGGTCGAGGCGATCGCCGGTTTCCTGCGCCGGGCCGTACGCCCCGACGGGGCCTGGGACGCCGTCACCAACCTGGACCTGACCAAGTCGGCGTTCGCGCTGACCGGCCTGATCGCCGCCGGGTACGCCGCCGACCCGCGACTGGCCGCGACCCGCGACCTGTTCCACCGCACCCAGCAACGCAACCCGTTCCCGGTCTTCGACTGCCCGGCGGGCGGCTGGAGCTTCTCCGGCGCCGACGGCTGGCCGGTGACCCTGGAGTCGGCCGAGATCGTCGCCGGCCTGGCCGGGCTGCCCGGCGCCGCCGACGACCCGGTGCTGCGCCGCGGCGTCGGCTGGCTGACCGGGCGGCAGGACACCCGCGGCTCGTGGAGCCTGTGGGTACGCGACACCAAACTCGCCAACGACGGACCCTGCCCGGCGATCACCGCCCAGGGTGTCGTCGCCCTGCTCGACGCCGGCCACCCCCCGGACAGCCCGCCGGTCGCCCGGGCAACCGAGTGGCTACGGACCGCACAGCGGCCGGACGGGTCGTACGAGAACCTGTGGTACCGCGACTTCACCTCCGGCACCGCGATGGTCCTCGACGCCCTCGCCCGCGCCGGCCTGGCCGACGACCCGGTCGCCGTACGGGCCCGGGACCGGCTGCTGGCCGCGCAGCGCGACGACGGGTCGTTCGGCCCCGGCGACGACCGGCCCGGCTCGGTCGAGGAGACGGGCTGGGCGGTCCACGCGCTGCTCGCCGCCGGGCTGCCCGCCGACGACGACCGGATCTCCCGCGGCGTCGGGTGGCTGCTGGACGCCCAACTGCCGGACGGCTCATGGCCGGCGACCCGGCTCTGCGTCTACATCCGGCACCACATGCACTACCCGAACTCGGTCATCACCCGTGGGCTGGCACTGCGCGCCCTGGCCGCACACCGCGCCGCCGCGACCGGCGCCCCCAGCGCGCACGGCACCCCGACCCCCGGGGCGCGGGCGTGA
- a CDS encoding nucleotide disphospho-sugar-binding domain-containing protein, with the protein MRVLISTWGWRSHFFPLVPLGWALRAAGHEVLVASQPAMAAAITAAGLPAVAVGADLDFAEVFGGRIGRVADEDAKEPAPDTVAPMITADGGVVRYADAMLDALVAAGRSWRPDLVVYEPYNLAGPIAAAALDVPGVRHLWGPDSSTGIGIDEDEIIAPRAARLGAGRVDLAGALTLDPCPAPMQVPLAGPAAPIRFVPYNGPAVLPDWLLAPPDRPRICLTWGTMMAGVDLPGTLALRTVAAALCGLGAEIVVAVDAAQHADLAGLPADVRVADAPLALHLLLPSCRVLVQQGGAGTTMTGLARGVPQLVLPQVSDQHFNAVRLAETGAGTVLTDDAVTAGRIRERVADLLAADHWRAAARVAADRVAAAPSPADVVTTLHELVHPREVVPA; encoded by the coding sequence ATGCGGGTACTGATCAGCACCTGGGGCTGGCGGTCGCACTTCTTCCCGCTGGTTCCGCTCGGCTGGGCGCTGCGGGCGGCCGGACACGAGGTCCTCGTCGCCAGCCAACCGGCGATGGCCGCCGCGATCACCGCGGCCGGGCTGCCGGCCGTCGCGGTCGGCGCCGACCTCGACTTCGCCGAGGTGTTCGGCGGCCGGATCGGCCGGGTCGCCGACGAGGACGCCAAGGAGCCGGCGCCGGACACGGTCGCCCCGATGATCACCGCCGACGGCGGCGTCGTCCGCTACGCCGACGCGATGCTCGACGCCCTGGTCGCCGCCGGCCGGTCGTGGCGGCCCGACCTGGTCGTGTACGAGCCGTACAACCTGGCCGGCCCGATCGCCGCCGCCGCCCTGGACGTGCCCGGCGTACGGCACCTGTGGGGGCCGGACTCCAGCACCGGGATCGGCATCGACGAGGACGAGATCATCGCGCCCCGGGCCGCCCGGCTCGGAGCCGGACGGGTCGACCTGGCCGGGGCGCTGACCCTCGACCCGTGCCCGGCGCCGATGCAGGTGCCGCTCGCCGGTCCGGCCGCACCGATCCGGTTCGTGCCCTACAACGGGCCGGCGGTCCTGCCGGACTGGCTGCTGGCACCGCCGGACCGGCCCCGGATCTGCCTGACCTGGGGCACCATGATGGCCGGCGTCGACCTGCCCGGCACGCTCGCGTTGCGTACGGTCGCCGCGGCGCTGTGCGGGCTCGGCGCCGAGATCGTCGTCGCCGTCGACGCCGCCCAGCACGCCGACCTCGCCGGGCTGCCCGCCGACGTACGGGTCGCCGACGCCCCGCTGGCCCTGCACCTGCTGCTGCCGAGCTGCCGCGTGCTGGTGCAGCAGGGCGGCGCCGGCACCACGATGACCGGCCTCGCCCGCGGGGTGCCACAACTCGTCCTGCCACAGGTCAGCGACCAGCACTTCAACGCCGTACGGCTGGCGGAGACCGGCGCCGGCACGGTGCTCACCGACGACGCGGTCACCGCCGGACGCATCCGCGAGCGGGTCGCCGACCTGCTCGCCGCCGACCACTGGCGGGCCGCGGCCCGGGTGGCGGCCGACCGGGTGGCGGCGGCACCGAGCCCCGCCGACGTCGTCACCACCCTGCACGAACTGGTCCACCCCAGAGAGGTTGTCCCCGCATGA
- a CDS encoding UbiA family prenyltransferase — MTAVAGRRHTTLIAHVQTWRPYTLWYVGLLGLAGAGLGGGDRDWWRLLAAWATPTIGWIGGHYLGDYFDRRLDAISKAHRPIPSGRLRPQAALGCGVACFVGVGALAIAGGIGTGLVAVLAAAGIIAYSRGLKARGLSGNLARGALGTLAMLYGALVVAPVGWWPLVAFAVAFWAHDTASNLVGTIRDVAGDRAGGYRTVPVRHGDRVAAGIALLFYLAAVAAAAVGGLVRPADSTLTGGQGGYLLLLGLTAAVGFAAFATLLPRRDHLPVRTALRAHELLVLERIGFAGAAIGLGFGLLPAVVLVVPALTVSWWTQARMRAGYELGPPEGTPAAAGPSPAAPPAGPATSDPS, encoded by the coding sequence ATGACGGCCGTCGCCGGTCGCCGGCACACCACCCTGATCGCGCACGTGCAGACCTGGCGGCCCTACACGCTGTGGTACGTCGGCCTGCTCGGCCTCGCCGGAGCCGGCCTCGGCGGCGGCGACCGGGACTGGTGGCGGCTGCTCGCCGCCTGGGCCACCCCCACCATCGGCTGGATCGGCGGCCACTACCTCGGCGACTACTTCGACCGGCGGCTCGACGCGATCAGCAAGGCACACCGGCCCATCCCGTCCGGCCGGCTGCGCCCGCAGGCGGCGCTCGGCTGCGGCGTGGCGTGCTTCGTCGGGGTCGGGGCGCTGGCGATCGCCGGCGGCATCGGCACCGGACTGGTGGCGGTCCTCGCCGCCGCCGGAATCATCGCGTACAGCCGGGGGCTGAAGGCCCGGGGCCTGTCCGGCAACCTCGCCCGCGGGGCGCTCGGCACCCTCGCCATGCTCTACGGCGCGCTCGTCGTCGCCCCGGTCGGCTGGTGGCCGCTGGTCGCCTTCGCGGTCGCGTTCTGGGCCCACGACACCGCGTCGAACCTGGTCGGCACGATCCGCGACGTCGCCGGCGACCGGGCCGGCGGCTACCGGACCGTGCCGGTACGGCACGGCGACCGGGTGGCGGCCGGCATCGCCCTGCTGTTCTACCTCGCCGCCGTGGCCGCCGCCGCGGTCGGCGGCCTGGTCCGCCCGGCCGACTCGACGCTGACCGGCGGCCAGGGCGGCTACCTGCTGCTGCTGGGCCTGACCGCCGCCGTCGGATTCGCGGCCTTCGCGACGCTGCTGCCGCGCCGGGACCACCTGCCGGTACGGACCGCGTTACGCGCCCACGAACTGCTGGTGCTGGAACGGATCGGCTTCGCCGGCGCCGCCATCGGGCTCGGCTTCGGCCTGCTGCCCGCCGTCGTGCTCGTCGTACCGGCGCTGACCGTCAGCTGGTGGACCCAGGCCCGGATGCGGGCCGGCTACGAACTCGGCCCGCCAGAGGGAACCCCGGCCGCGGCCGGCCCGTCCCCCGCCGCCCCGCCCGCCGGGCCGGCCACGTCCGATCCGTCCTGA
- a CDS encoding histidinol-phosphate transaminase — protein sequence MSNPVDLSMNETPYPPLPSVRRLVEQGAGQLNRYPDHASKALVGAIAAHLDVPPEHVLVGPGSAGLCQHVLAGLDRTRGEVLHAALSFEAYPLLIANAGARPVPVPLDGFRHDLAAIADAVTADTRAVLLCNPNNPTGAVLHRAEVEAFLDRIPPDVVVIIDEAYREFVTDPDVPDGIDLYRGRDNVCVLRTFSKAYGLATLRVGYAVAGARVGAASRMAGMVFFPGGLGQAAAVASLAADATAELATRLADLAAERRWLAQALTGYGLPVAPSEANFLWLPLGDAATGFAQRLGEAGVLVRPYPGHGVRITVGDRPANERLLAAVRETTVSPVP from the coding sequence ATGAGCAACCCCGTCGACCTGTCGATGAACGAGACGCCGTACCCGCCGCTGCCCAGCGTGCGCCGGCTGGTCGAGCAGGGGGCCGGGCAGCTCAACCGATATCCCGACCACGCGTCGAAGGCGCTGGTCGGCGCGATCGCCGCGCACCTGGACGTGCCGCCGGAACACGTGCTGGTCGGGCCGGGCTCGGCCGGGCTGTGCCAGCACGTCCTCGCCGGCCTCGACCGCACCCGTGGCGAGGTGCTGCACGCGGCGCTGTCGTTCGAGGCGTACCCGCTGCTGATCGCGAACGCCGGGGCACGGCCGGTGCCGGTGCCGTTGGACGGCTTCCGGCACGATCTGGCCGCGATCGCCGACGCGGTCACCGCCGACACCCGCGCCGTGCTGCTGTGCAACCCCAACAACCCGACCGGGGCGGTGCTGCACCGCGCCGAGGTCGAGGCGTTCCTGGACCGGATCCCGCCCGATGTCGTGGTGATCATCGACGAGGCGTACCGGGAGTTCGTCACCGACCCCGACGTACCCGACGGGATCGACCTCTACCGGGGCCGCGACAACGTCTGCGTGCTGCGTACCTTCTCCAAGGCGTACGGGCTGGCCACCCTGCGGGTCGGCTACGCCGTCGCCGGCGCGCGGGTCGGCGCGGCCAGCCGGATGGCCGGCATGGTCTTCTTCCCCGGCGGCCTCGGACAGGCCGCCGCGGTCGCCTCGCTGGCCGCCGACGCCACCGCCGAACTCGCCACCCGGCTCGCCGACCTGGCCGCCGAACGCCGCTGGCTCGCGCAGGCGCTGACCGGGTACGGGCTGCCGGTCGCCCCGAGCGAGGCGAACTTCCTGTGGCTGCCGCTCGGCGACGCCGCCACCGGATTCGCGCAGCGGCTGGGTGAGGCCGGCGTCCTGGTCCGGCCCTACCCCGGGCACGGCGTACGGATCACGGTCGGCGACCGGCCGGCGAACGAGCGGCTGCTCGCGGCCGTACGCGAGACCACGGTCAGCCCGGTGCCGTGA
- a CDS encoding YqjF family protein, with product MTGRIEDVTPETVRPVRRPWLVQSWRDLTFVHWPADPATVAPLLPPGTTPDTLDGVTYVGLVAFRMVGLGLLRGPGIPYLGTFCETNVRLYSVDDTGRRAVVFRSLDAARLLPVLTALATLRLPYKWASMWLRREGDLMTYTSRRRWPGHAESAMTVRVGEPVADPTPLEHFVTARWGLHTRAFGRTLHLSNEHPRWPLHRATLLSLSDELLPAAGLAKPTEAPVSVLYSPGVPVRFGGPSAV from the coding sequence TTGACCGGGCGGATCGAGGACGTCACGCCGGAGACGGTGCGGCCCGTACGCCGGCCGTGGCTCGTGCAGAGCTGGCGGGACCTGACGTTCGTGCACTGGCCGGCCGATCCCGCCACGGTCGCCCCGCTCCTGCCACCCGGCACGACACCGGACACCCTGGACGGGGTCACGTACGTGGGTCTGGTCGCGTTCCGGATGGTCGGCCTGGGACTGTTGCGCGGGCCCGGGATCCCCTATCTGGGCACGTTCTGCGAAACCAACGTACGCCTCTACAGCGTCGACGACACCGGCCGGCGGGCGGTGGTGTTCCGCTCCCTCGACGCGGCGCGGCTGCTGCCGGTGCTGACCGCACTGGCAACGCTACGGCTGCCGTACAAATGGGCGTCCATGTGGCTGCGCCGCGAGGGCGACCTGATGACGTACACCAGCCGGCGTCGCTGGCCGGGCCACGCGGAGAGCGCGATGACGGTACGGGTCGGCGAGCCCGTCGCCGATCCGACGCCGCTGGAGCATTTCGTCACCGCCCGGTGGGGCCTGCACACCCGGGCCTTCGGCCGCACGTTGCACCTGTCGAACGAGCACCCGCGGTGGCCGCTGCACCGGGCGACACTGCTGTCGCTTTCCGACGAACTGCTGCCGGCCGCGGGGCTGGCGAAACCGACGGAGGCGCCGGTGAGCGTGCTGTACTCCCCCGGCGTGCCGGTGCGGTTCGGCGGGCCGTCGGCGGTGTGA
- a CDS encoding glycosyltransferase family 2 protein produces MTTDDPLLTVVVPAYDNGHLLELTLHSLTLQTLPRDRFEVIVVDDGSTVPVEPVVRRYLDRLDLTYLANEVNRGRSVTRNRAIAAGRGEIVLFLDADQPAHPTTLQRHRDFHVGRGLRPTVLLGRSLALDWGAIDALKRGETPDHRVIGDYNEDIRDYLLFAPNRRRDWKRAPWIYGHTNNASVDRATLDVVGGFDENLVTWGGEDNELFYRIFHHHGDDTDLFHLGDEAVTYDLPHFRVMPMLMLQLSQNVRYLAQKHPRFDMEFFGYPGNWANVVRRIMRFEDALAACERHGLGRVDTLPAALLADLEDRDCLLIGYGASKVRLGDGGRTFDYAAPLGEQNWHLAGVVTGFEDQRFERVVSVDLWRLFAPEELGAFLVESVRVGRRVDLVSSARPVAPADLLPLQIVDDLEFIRITIAPYFRVEVTEVEGTRTVSLLGPLG; encoded by the coding sequence GTGACCACCGACGACCCGCTGCTGACCGTGGTGGTGCCCGCGTACGACAACGGGCACCTGCTCGAACTGACCCTGCACTCGCTCACCCTGCAGACCCTGCCCCGGGACCGGTTCGAGGTGATCGTCGTCGACGACGGCTCGACCGTGCCCGTCGAACCGGTCGTGCGGCGCTACCTCGACCGGCTCGACCTGACGTACCTGGCCAACGAGGTGAACCGGGGCCGGTCGGTGACCCGCAACCGGGCCATCGCGGCCGGTCGGGGCGAGATCGTGCTGTTCCTCGACGCCGACCAGCCGGCGCACCCGACCACCCTGCAGCGGCACCGGGACTTCCACGTCGGCCGCGGCCTGCGCCCCACCGTGCTGCTCGGCCGCAGCCTCGCCCTGGACTGGGGGGCGATCGACGCGTTGAAGCGCGGCGAGACGCCGGACCACCGGGTGATCGGCGACTACAACGAGGACATCCGCGACTACCTGCTCTTCGCCCCGAACCGGCGCCGGGACTGGAAACGCGCCCCGTGGATCTACGGCCACACCAACAACGCGTCGGTCGACCGGGCGACGCTGGACGTGGTCGGCGGATTCGACGAGAACCTGGTCACCTGGGGTGGCGAGGACAACGAGCTGTTCTACCGGATCTTCCACCACCACGGCGACGACACCGACCTGTTCCATCTCGGCGACGAGGCGGTCACGTACGACCTGCCGCACTTCCGGGTCATGCCGATGCTGATGCTGCAGCTCAGCCAGAACGTGCGCTACCTGGCGCAGAAGCACCCCCGCTTCGACATGGAGTTCTTCGGCTACCCCGGCAACTGGGCCAACGTCGTACGCCGGATCATGCGTTTCGAGGACGCGCTGGCCGCCTGCGAGCGGCACGGCCTCGGCCGGGTCGACACCCTGCCGGCGGCGCTGCTGGCCGACCTCGAGGACCGGGACTGCCTGCTGATCGGCTACGGCGCCAGCAAGGTACGCCTCGGCGACGGCGGCCGCACGTTCGACTACGCCGCCCCGCTCGGCGAGCAGAACTGGCACCTGGCCGGGGTGGTCACCGGATTCGAGGACCAGCGGTTCGAGCGGGTGGTCAGCGTCGACCTGTGGCGGTTGTTCGCCCCGGAGGAACTCGGCGCGTTCCTGGTCGAGTCGGTGCGGGTCGGCCGCCGCGTCGACCTGGTCAGTTCGGCGCGGCCGGTGGCGCCGGCCGACCTGCTGCCGCTGCAGATCGTCGACGACCTGGAGTTCATCCGGATCACCATCGCGCCGTACTTCCGGGTCGAGGTGACCGAGGTGGAGGGCACCCGGACGGTGTCGCTGCTCGGGCCGCTCGGATAA
- a CDS encoding FAD-dependent oxidoreductase, which translates to MTTDVVVCGAGVGGLASAYALGALGLRVLVVDRQAGPADVPKGEILQPESVRVLDAFGALPAVHAGGAVPVARLAIRDPAGRALLNLDYADLAGDYRQILCTGYPNVLDALAGVLGPSVEVRRGLTVTGLLRDDAGRIGGIRAVRDGRPHDIPARLVVAADGLSSRLRADAGLTARREAYDHRLVAFDLAGVRVDDEVTAYAGDRGLRLVYPLPDGRCRLYVQVQPDELRGGGDLTGWSTDVLTGTPALAPLADALRAALRTRQILAVHRLRAPKLSTPGLALVGEAAHAVHPMAAQGMNSSLVDAETLAQRVAAGGGTEPAALDRALREYHAARLPRLDHTATVSHNASRMLTTTTGLPRVLGRRMMRHTSANRRLLRITTGNLAGVGVQRLTTLDRLHQFGLLPDPNAGDRPREPATEGEPR; encoded by the coding sequence GTGACCACCGACGTCGTCGTCTGCGGCGCCGGCGTCGGCGGCCTGGCCAGCGCTTACGCGCTGGGCGCGCTCGGGCTGCGGGTGCTGGTCGTCGACCGGCAGGCCGGCCCCGCCGACGTGCCCAAGGGCGAGATCCTGCAACCGGAGTCGGTACGCGTCCTCGACGCGTTCGGCGCCCTGCCGGCCGTGCACGCCGGCGGCGCCGTCCCGGTGGCCCGGCTGGCGATCCGCGACCCGGCCGGCCGGGCACTTCTCAACCTCGACTACGCCGACCTGGCCGGCGACTACCGCCAGATCCTGTGCACCGGCTACCCGAACGTGCTCGACGCGCTCGCCGGCGTGCTCGGGCCGAGCGTCGAGGTACGGCGCGGGCTCACCGTCACCGGGCTGCTGCGCGACGACGCCGGCCGGATCGGCGGCATCCGCGCAGTGCGCGACGGCCGGCCGCACGACATCCCGGCACGGCTGGTCGTCGCCGCCGACGGGTTGTCGTCGAGGCTGCGCGCCGACGCCGGACTGACCGCCCGCCGTGAGGCGTACGACCACCGGCTGGTCGCCTTCGACCTCGCCGGGGTACGCGTCGACGACGAGGTGACCGCGTACGCCGGCGACCGGGGGCTGCGCCTGGTCTATCCGCTGCCCGACGGCCGGTGCCGCCTCTACGTGCAGGTCCAGCCCGACGAACTGCGCGGCGGCGGCGACCTGACCGGCTGGTCGACGGACGTGCTCACCGGCACCCCGGCCCTCGCCCCGCTCGCCGACGCGCTGCGCGCCGCGCTGCGGACCCGGCAGATCCTCGCCGTGCACCGGCTGCGCGCCCCGAAGCTGTCCACGCCCGGACTGGCCCTGGTCGGCGAGGCCGCGCACGCCGTACACCCGATGGCGGCACAGGGCATGAACAGCTCGCTGGTCGACGCCGAGACCCTCGCCCAGCGGGTCGCGGCCGGTGGGGGCACCGAACCCGCCGCCCTGGACCGGGCACTGCGCGAATACCACGCCGCCCGGCTGCCCCGGCTCGACCACACCGCCACCGTCAGCCACAACGCGTCCCGGATGCTGACCACCACGACCGGCCTGCCCCGGGTGCTCGGCCGCCGGATGATGCGGCACACGTCCGCCAACCGGCGGCTGCTGCGGATCACCACCGGCAACCTCGCCGGGGTCGGCGTCCAGCGACTGACCACACTCGACCGGCTCCACCAGTTCGGGCTGCTGCCCGACCCGAACGCCGGCGACCGTCCCCGAGAACCCGCGACCGAAGGCGAGCCCCGATGA
- a CDS encoding cytochrome P450, producing the protein MTVSYPFTAPSMHEPAPEFGELREKCPVAAVTLPDGTPAWLVTRHEDVRQVLVDPRFSRAAATAPGGPQSELGALTSESLIGLDPPRHTRLRRLVASGFTPRRVEQLRPRVAELVDGMLDTMEGLPRPVDLVANLSMPLPVQVIFELFGVSPDDRDAFLGWSAALMGKWDRDPERTRAALDGFAGLIAAKRAAPADDLLTALITARDEQDQLTERELVMLCIGVLIGGHETTANQINLFLLTLLRERDRWERLVAEPEALPHAIEELLRFVQLGESGVGQVRLTTEEVTLGDTVIPAGAAVLPAMVAANRDPAVFTEPDHLDLARADNPHLAFGGGIHYCLGAQLARMELQEVLGALLRRMPGLRIAVAEEELRFRFGMAVRSLETLPVTW; encoded by the coding sequence ATGACCGTGTCCTATCCGTTCACCGCCCCGTCGATGCACGAGCCGGCGCCGGAGTTCGGCGAACTGCGCGAGAAGTGCCCCGTCGCCGCCGTGACCCTGCCCGACGGCACGCCGGCCTGGCTGGTGACCAGGCACGAGGACGTCCGGCAGGTACTGGTCGACCCGCGGTTCAGCCGGGCCGCCGCGACCGCTCCCGGCGGCCCGCAGAGCGAACTGGGCGCGCTGACGTCGGAGTCGCTGATCGGGCTCGACCCGCCCCGGCACACCCGGCTGCGCCGGCTGGTCGCCAGCGGGTTCACGCCCCGGCGGGTCGAACAGCTCCGGCCCCGGGTGGCCGAACTCGTCGACGGGATGCTCGACACGATGGAGGGGCTGCCCCGGCCGGTCGACCTGGTCGCCAACCTGTCCATGCCGCTACCCGTACAGGTGATCTTCGAGCTGTTCGGGGTGTCGCCCGACGACCGGGACGCGTTCCTGGGCTGGTCGGCGGCCCTGATGGGCAAGTGGGACCGCGATCCGGAGCGGACCCGGGCCGCGCTCGACGGGTTCGCCGGGCTGATCGCCGCCAAGCGGGCGGCGCCCGCCGACGACCTGCTGACCGCCCTCATCACCGCCCGCGACGAACAGGACCAGCTCACCGAACGCGAACTGGTGATGCTCTGCATCGGGGTACTGATCGGCGGCCACGAGACCACCGCCAACCAGATCAACCTGTTCCTGCTCACCCTGCTGCGCGAACGGGACCGCTGGGAGCGGCTGGTCGCCGAACCCGAGGCGCTCCCCCACGCCATCGAGGAACTGCTCCGGTTCGTCCAGCTCGGCGAGAGCGGCGTCGGCCAGGTCCGGCTCACCACCGAGGAGGTGACGCTCGGCGACACGGTCATCCCGGCCGGTGCGGCGGTGCTGCCGGCGATGGTCGCCGCCAACCGCGACCCGGCCGTCTTCACCGAACCCGACCACCTCGACCTGGCCCGCGCCGACAACCCGCACCTCGCGTTCGGCGGCGGCATCCACTACTGCCTGGGCGCGCAACTGGCCCGGATGGAGTTGCAGGAGGTGCTGGGGGCGCTGCTGCGCCGGATGCCGGGGCTGCGTATCGCCGTCGCCGAGGAGGAGTTGCGGTTCAGGTTCGGCATGGCCGTACGCAGTCTGGAGACCTTGCCGGTCACCTGGTGA
- a CDS encoding SAM-dependent methyltransferase — MDRQTLSALAHSDHPIAAPASESTVDRLLGRAIRRPDAHLLDLGCGEGAWLLRALRTHPGITAVGVDISGQGFDRTVESAARLGVADRLELRQEDVTRYRSPRRADVVLSVGAAYAFGELLPTLAAARGHLAEDGVVLLGDCFWEREPEPALRAELEDGPQKYADLPTTVARVVADGWTPVYGHVSTLAEWDDYEWNWTGSLARWALDHPDHPDRDQALEVSAAHRRSWLDGYRGVLGFVFLLLRPSPC; from the coding sequence GTGGATCGACAGACACTCAGCGCGTTGGCGCACTCGGACCATCCCATCGCCGCGCCGGCCAGCGAGAGCACGGTGGACCGCCTGCTCGGCCGCGCGATCCGTCGACCGGACGCCCACCTGCTGGACCTGGGCTGCGGTGAGGGGGCGTGGCTGCTGCGGGCGCTGCGGACACATCCGGGGATCACGGCGGTGGGCGTCGACATCTCCGGGCAGGGATTCGACCGGACCGTCGAGTCGGCCGCCCGCCTGGGTGTCGCGGACCGGCTCGAGCTACGCCAGGAGGACGTGACCCGGTACCGGTCCCCCCGCAGGGCCGACGTCGTGCTCAGCGTCGGTGCCGCGTACGCCTTCGGCGAACTGCTGCCCACCCTGGCCGCCGCCCGCGGGCACCTCGCCGAGGACGGCGTGGTCCTGCTCGGCGACTGTTTCTGGGAGCGGGAGCCCGAACCGGCGCTGCGCGCCGAACTGGAGGACGGCCCGCAGAAGTACGCCGATCTGCCGACCACGGTGGCCCGCGTGGTCGCCGACGGATGGACGCCGGTCTACGGGCATGTCAGCACCCTGGCGGAGTGGGACGACTACGAGTGGAACTGGACCGGCTCGCTGGCCCGGTGGGCGCTGGACCATCCTGATCACCCCGACCGGGACCAGGCCCTGGAAGTGTCCGCCGCCCACCGTCGCAGCTGGCTCGACGGCTACCGCGGGGTGCTCGGATTCGTCTTCCTGCTGCTGCGGCCCAGCCCCTGTTGA